The following are encoded together in the Candidatus Cloacimonadota bacterium genome:
- a CDS encoding MFS transporter, whose product MKEKFRKPLTKFAWILFFLLMFLNLINWGFTIKDDVLQRRLPFRIRDGKAVDFADSTLVPVLENKTITHIDTLDITRFKQTPNTANGPNIVMFNMNETDDQIDAQNLGDAILQEIQSKKNVQITYQDSIGSRFVNVQTTGFVVWEEFINIGFNFIFLLFIFFNSYLLLKYSLHKENILIVYFLLLLSIPGNIGTISISNCLQASFTGLAAIFFYQYILEKVRPKYKIKGVYFSTLILIIFCFVGIGIISEYIYFLLFVWALVWMFISFFLLWKTYKVTGSIEFKRLLNAFNGILISIVALLVAILLGFILYVSSPTSGQFGVYTVQGSILAILILISVLIFLFGIMWFFGAFTWSLLTGTELGVKIRSTMIYTIVGVLFVVFFGLLDYSLGELLQTLFGRFMGSEFIAGIPATIGLLMFFNPVRQKVEKIVDNRLNTSDLDFLEKTETFADAITGESVIEGFEEYICENLRHRLPIKKVALISYDQDMKSYKFNEIRGSDVEENSRVEDVHLFLLENTMIRNYGALNENPQEIASFALIIPIIYDIDHKWFLALGAKNDGTTYSKRDEEALANLADRIRLSLKFILEYDKIIDNKINETIERKNRQIKALKQKIRELRSEK is encoded by the coding sequence ATGAAGGAAAAATTCAGAAAACCGTTAACCAAATTTGCCTGGATACTATTTTTTCTTTTAATGTTTTTAAATCTTATCAACTGGGGTTTCACCATCAAAGATGATGTCTTGCAAAGACGGCTTCCTTTTCGGATTCGAGATGGAAAAGCGGTAGATTTTGCCGATTCTACTTTGGTTCCTGTATTGGAAAATAAAACTATCACGCACATAGACACTTTAGATATTACCAGATTCAAGCAAACGCCCAATACCGCAAACGGACCAAATATTGTAATGTTCAATATGAATGAAACAGACGATCAAATTGATGCGCAAAATCTGGGAGATGCTATTCTGCAGGAAATTCAATCCAAGAAAAATGTGCAGATTACCTATCAAGACAGCATTGGATCAAGATTTGTAAATGTGCAAACTACAGGTTTTGTTGTTTGGGAAGAGTTTATCAATATCGGTTTCAACTTCATTTTCCTGCTATTCATATTTTTCAATTCCTACCTTCTGCTAAAATACAGCCTTCACAAAGAAAATATTCTCATCGTTTATTTTCTGCTTCTGTTATCCATACCCGGAAACATCGGAACAATTTCTATTTCCAACTGCCTGCAAGCCTCATTTACAGGTTTAGCAGCTATTTTCTTTTATCAGTATATTTTAGAAAAGGTTCGGCCGAAATATAAAATTAAAGGGGTTTATTTCTCCACGCTAATCCTCATCATTTTTTGTTTTGTCGGAATAGGCATTATAAGTGAGTATATTTACTTTTTGTTATTTGTCTGGGCTTTGGTCTGGATGTTCATCAGTTTCTTTTTACTTTGGAAAACTTACAAAGTTACAGGTTCCATAGAATTCAAACGACTTCTAAATGCATTCAACGGCATTTTGATATCCATTGTAGCACTTCTGGTAGCGATACTTCTGGGATTTATTCTTTATGTCAGTTCACCAACTTCAGGTCAGTTTGGAGTATACACGGTTCAGGGCAGCATTCTGGCCATTCTTATCCTGATCTCGGTTCTCATCTTTCTGTTTGGTATCATGTGGTTTTTCGGGGCTTTTACCTGGAGTTTACTCACCGGAACGGAACTTGGCGTAAAAATAAGAAGTACAATGATCTACACCATTGTTGGTGTATTGTTTGTGGTCTTTTTCGGATTGCTGGATTATTCGCTGGGAGAATTGCTGCAAACTCTGTTTGGACGTTTTATGGGCTCGGAATTTATCGCTGGAATTCCAGCAACGATCGGTCTTCTGATGTTTTTCAATCCGGTTAGGCAGAAAGTAGAAAAGATCGTGGATAACAGATTGAATACATCTGACCTGGACTTTCTGGAAAAGACCGAAACCTTTGCTGATGCCATTACTGGTGAAAGTGTGATCGAAGGATTTGAAGAATATATCTGCGAGAATCTAAGGCATCGTCTTCCTATAAAAAAAGTAGCTTTGATCTCTTATGATCAGGATATGAAATCGTATAAATTCAATGAGATTCGCGGCAGCGATGTTGAAGAAAATTCCCGCGTGGAAGATGTGCATTTATTTCTTCTGGAAAATACTATGATCCGCAATTATGGAGCTTTGAACGAAAATCCGCAGGAGATTGCCAGTTTTGCGCTTATTATTCCCATAATTTATGATATCGACCACAAATGGTTCCTGGCTCTGGGTGCCAAAAATGATGGCACAACTTATAGTAAGCGAGATGAAGAAGCTTTGGCAAATCTGGCAGATCGTATCAGGCTCTCGCTAAAATTTATTTTGGAATATGATAAAATTATCGACAACAAGATCAACGAAACAATTGAAAGAAAAAATCGGCAGATAAAAGCATTGAAGCAGAAGATAAGAGAGTTGAGAAGTGAGAAGTAG
- the ispG gene encoding flavodoxin-dependent (E)-4-hydroxy-3-methylbut-2-enyl-diphosphate synthase, translating to MRKLTRQIKVGDVPIGGGSPIVIQSMTNTKTADVKSTVKQIVELQNAGCEIVRMAVPDIESAKAILKIKEQVVTPLIADIHFDHKLALESVKSGVDGLRLNPGNIGSKQKVLEVINAARDRKIPIRIGVNSGSLSKEMLKKYGVSAQGIVESALQHVAILEDANYHEIKISVKSSSVPLTIESYRLLSSKVDYPLHLGVTEAGTDFAGSIKSSVGIGTLLAEGIGDTIRVSLTSNPLNEIAVARQILQALELKKGLEIISCPTCGRTEIDIITLAKQAERRLQEFSELPLKIAVMGCVVNGPGEAREADYGIAGGKKEGLIFKNGEILKKVPEADLIDQLIKLIKTDLK from the coding sequence ATGAGAAAGCTTACAAGACAGATAAAAGTCGGAGACGTTCCAATCGGCGGTGGCAGTCCGATCGTTATTCAATCGATGACCAACACAAAAACAGCGGATGTGAAAAGTACAGTAAAGCAAATTGTAGAATTGCAAAATGCCGGTTGCGAAATCGTGCGGATGGCAGTTCCTGATATTGAATCTGCAAAAGCAATTTTAAAGATAAAAGAACAAGTGGTAACTCCCCTAATAGCAGACATCCATTTCGATCATAAACTGGCTCTGGAATCGGTAAAATCGGGAGTTGATGGACTAAGATTGAATCCTGGAAATATCGGCAGTAAACAGAAAGTTCTGGAAGTGATAAATGCTGCCAGAGATCGTAAAATTCCGATAAGAATTGGCGTAAATAGTGGTTCACTTTCCAAAGAGATGTTAAAAAAATATGGAGTTTCGGCTCAAGGCATTGTGGAAAGTGCTCTGCAGCATGTAGCTATTTTAGAAGATGCCAATTATCATGAGATAAAAATCTCGGTAAAATCATCATCTGTTCCACTCACAATTGAATCTTATCGACTTCTCAGCAGTAAAGTTGATTATCCTCTGCATTTAGGTGTAACGGAAGCTGGAACTGATTTTGCAGGCAGCATCAAATCTTCGGTGGGAATTGGCACTCTTCTGGCAGAAGGTATCGGCGATACGATTCGAGTTTCTCTTACTTCCAATCCGTTAAATGAGATAGCTGTTGCCAGGCAGATTCTGCAGGCTCTGGAATTAAAAAAGGGTTTGGAAATTATTTCCTGCCCTACTTGCGGAAGGACAGAAATAGATATAATAACTTTGGCAAAACAAGCAGAAAGAAGATTGCAGGAATTTTCCGAACTGCCACTGAAAATAGCCGTAATGGGTTGTGTGGTAAATGGTCCGGGAGAAGCACGAGAAGCGGATTATGGAATTGCCGGCGGTAAAAAGGAAGGACTCATTTTCAAAAATGGTGAGATCCTGAAAAAAGTGCCGGAAGCTGACCTGATCGATCAACTTATCAAACTCATCAAAACCGATCTAAAATAA